TTATTCACTTCACTCCGGGAGAGCGCTTCAGCTACTCCGGCGAAGGTATGGTGTATCTGCAGGCAGCCATCGAAGCCATCACGCACAAGCAGATGGAAGACGTTATGCGGGAAGAGGTCTTCCAGTATCTGGGCATGAAGCACTCCAGCTATATCTGGCATGAAGAGTGGGCGCCGGTGGTTGCGACTGGGTATGAGAGCGGCGGTGCGCCGTATCCAATCTTCCATGCGAAGTTCGCTGGAGTCGCCGGCAGCCTGATCACCACACCGCAGGACTATGCTCTTTTTCTTGAAGCCATTCTTGGCGGGAAAGGGCTGAAGCCTGGCACACTCCGCGAGATGGAGACACCGCAGATCGCTATCGATCCCTCCTGCTTCATCTGTACCGATCATGCGCCCGGCAGGCTGTCCGACAAGCTTTTCTGGGGCCTCGGCTGGGCAATCGAGAAAAACTCTTCTGGTACCTATCTCTGGCACTACGGCGACAACGGCGTTTTCAAAGCCTATGTTTCGGTCGATCTCAAGCGGCGCGATGCCGTCGTATATTTTGCCAACAGCCGCGATGGTCTTGCGATCGCTCCTGCGATTACGCAGACAGCCCTTGGCGGAGAACATACCTCGTTCTCGTGGGTGAAGTATGACACTTATGATTCGCCGGCGATGCGCTTCATGCAGTACTCCTTGCATCACTCCGTCGCAGAGACCCTGCAAGTCTTCGCTGCATCGCTTGAAGATGGAAGCATTACGGAAGGCAGTATGAATGCCTATGGCTACCGTCTGCTTTCTGTGAAAGATTTTGACGGAGCCATTACCGCCTTCCAGCGCAACATTGCACTTCATCCTCAATCCAGTAACTGTTATGACAGCCTGGGCGAAGCGTATATGGATGCAGGCAACAAACCCCTCGCGATTGCCAACTACGAAAAAGCTGTCCAGCTCGATGCGCATGCCGACAATGCACGGCAGATGCTGAACAAGCTTGGGCAGACGTCAAGCCACTAGGGCCTATCAGCGAATTTGATCGATCTGAGATAGCCCAGGGGTCCCAATCGGCTTTGCCGGATGGAGTGCGGCGGGCATCAGCCCGCTGATAAAAGCGTAAAGATAAATGGGCTGGGCCTTCTCTGTCCGTCAGGGAAAGATCGCCCGAACGTCTTACACATTGCAATGGATGAAGGACCCGGGGTAGTATCCCGAATTTGTCGATGCACCTTAGTGTGGTGAATCTGAAGTCCTTAGCAAGATTTGTCATCCTGAGCGACGTGAAGGACCTGCTTTTTCAACGCTTCGGATGGCAAACGCACTCATTATTTATGGCGCGAACTTCAGACTCAGGGACACTGGTTCCCGGGGCAACACGCATCCTGACATTTCCTTACACTCTGAAGCGCAACAGGAAGGCATCCCGTCCTGTCTGATGACATAGTTGTGCCGATCAGGAGAGCGGCATCGATCTATCTCTCCCCTTTGCCGAAGCAGGAAAGGATCATTCGCTATGAAACGTCTCTGGATAAATTCGTGGGCAATCTCTCTGATGAGTTGTTTGCTCTTTGCCGGACCTCTGTGCCGCGCTTACGCCGAAGACCCCAGTCTTCAGGAGCAGAGCGCGCAAGATCAGAGTCCCGCTGCAAGCACAGGCCGTCAGCCGATGGATCCTGACCAGGTGGTGGATATGCTCGCCGCTAAGCTCAACCTGACAGAAGAGCAGAAGGCACAGATCAAGCCCATCATCGCTGACCGTCAGCAGAAGCTGAGAGATCTGCGAGAGGATACCTCGTCGCGTCCCATGCAGCGCATGCGTAAGGCAAAGAAGATCGTGGAAGACAGTGATAAGAAGATAGAGCCCATCCTCAATGAGCAACAGAAGCAGCAATATATTCAGATCGAAGAGCAGATGAGGCAACAGGCCCGGGCTCGCATGCAGAACCGCGGCGCAGGCAACATGCAATAGGAATTCGGAGGAGATGTCCTGTGAGATCGTGCATCGCTTCAGTGCTGTTATTTGTATCGTTCTCCGCTCCGGTGTTGCCGCAGCAGCAGGACGCTCCGCCCATCCGGCTTGTCCGGCGCGGTCTCGATCTCCCGCCGGGAGCTACCTTTTTCCGCGACATGGCTTATGGCCAGGCATCGTCGCAGATCATGGACGTCTACCTGCCGCCAAATCCCCGGAATGCCCCCATCATTCTGATGGTGCATGGCGGAGGCTGGCGGATCGGCGATAAGACCTTGAGCGATGTTGTCGTGAATAAAGCGAACCACTGGCTTCGGAGAGGCTACGTCTTTATCTCGGCGGACAATCGGCTGCTTCCATCGGCGCGACCACTGGAACAGGCGCAGGATGTTGCGAAAGCCCTCAGCGTCGTACAGGCTAAGGCCGCCTCCTGGGGAGCGGATCCAAATCGCATCGTCCTGATGGGCCATTCGGCCGGCGCACATCTCGTCGATCTCCTCAGTACATCTCCTTCGTTGGTCGCCGGGCAGGGAGCGAAGTCATGGCTGGCGACCGTATCGCTCGACACCGCAACGCTCGATCTGATGGAGACCATGCAGGGGCCGCACTACCGTCTTTATGACAATGCCTTCGGATCCGATCCGGCGTACTGGAACCAAAACTCGCCGATGCAGCAGCTTACCCGGACGCCCATGCCGATGTTTCTGATCTGTTCGACAATTCGTCCCGACCATCCATGTCCACAGGCCGAGAGATTTGCTGCGAAGGTGAAGTCGCTCGGCGGCCGGGCGATGGTGCTGCCACAGAATCTTTCGCATATGCAGGTGAACGCCAACCTCGGCCTACCCGGTGCATACACCGACGCGGTCGATGCCTTTCTACAGAAGCTGGGACTTCCTTAGGCGCCAGGGTTCAACCTCTCCGCGCTTTCTATGAGTACGTCATGGTTTTGCTTAAGGGCATGGCTTTAGCTGTCTAGTCTCCAGAGATGGTTTACAGTTTGTCTCCACACATCCTTTACAGATTGAGTGAGTTTGCGGGGCAGGGTTCCACGATCGTGGAACCCTGCCCCGTGAGGTCGAGTTCCCGGATGGGCGTGTCACCGTAGAAGATCAGGATGCGTTGATCGATGCGAGCGAGACGGACAGGCTGATGAGCCAGGGCTCCGGCTACCTGCCAGCTGCGTCCGTCCAGCCAGAGCGCTCCGTTGCTGTTGAGCTCGCGCACTTCGGCATCCGGGGCATACGCGGGGTTACGTGGTTCGGTGTACTCTCGCTGGCTGGGGTGCCAGTGGTCTGCTGGCGTTTCCATGTCCAGCGCTTCATGGGGACGAACATGGTTGTACTCTTCCCGGAAGCGGTCCAGCCATGACTGGCCAGGCGGCGTATCCATCGGCCCGCACCTTCTCCGTGCCCGCTCCAGGGCACCGTGGAAGCGTTCCACCTTACCCTGGGTCTGCGGGTGGCGGACTCCGGAGAAGTACAGCCGGATGCCCAGCCGCATCAGCCACACGGATAGCTGCGTCCATCCTCCTGGTGACTGCGCGTTCCACCAGGGCTGGCCGTGATCCATCAGCATGGCCTCGGGCAACCCACAGTCAGAGAACGCCTTATCCAGCCTCTGTTGGACGACGAGACCTTCACCCGAGGACAGTTGCTCCAACACCAAGGCATAGCGGCTGTGGTCATCCAACACGGATAAGGGGCCAAGATGCGCGTTCCATCCCTTAGGGCTTTTGAAATCCATCTGCCAGAGCTGATTAGGCGCCTCGCGACAGAAGCTGCCAGTGGCCTGTGGATGGCTGTCCAGCCGGTGGATCAGACCGTGCCGACGCAACACTCGATGTACGGTCGACGATGGCACCTTCACCCCAGATCGGCCGAGCAGAACGCGAAGCTTACGTGCACCCCAGTCAGGATGCTGGCGCCGTAAAGACACGATCTGCTCTTCCAACTCGGCAGGGCTCTGACGGGGACTCAGCAGAGGCCTGCGGCTGGCTTCCTGCATGCCGGCCGCTCCATGCTCACGGTATCGCTTCAGCCACAGATAACCCGTCGGACGGCTAATCTCGTACTCCACACACAGAGACGAAAACGATCGCTCTCCAATCATCGCCGCCTCCACAAACCGCAATCGCTGCGCTTCCACTTCCACCTTCCTCCATGCCATCCAAAAACACCCCTAAACAGGCATAAACCTGTAAAGGATGTCTGGAGACAAGGTGTAAAGGATGTCATGGAACTGAACAGCTGAAGCCTTGAGCAAAACAAAGACATCTGCTTCTGTCCTACATGCGAGACGCGGGACCTACGTTTGAACCCCAGCCCTGCACCACCGGGAAACGCATCGTTACCTCAAGGCCGCCTTCCGCGCGGTTGCAGGCTTCCATAGCGCCTCCATGCAGCTCCACAATCCGCTGGCTAATGGAGAGGCCCAGGCCGGCACCGCGTCCGCTCTGTTCTCTCGATGCAGATACGCGAAAGAACGGCTCGAAGAGATGCGGCAGGGCATGCTCAGGAACGCCTTCGCCTTCATCAATCACACGTATCGTCGCCACTTGCCCCGCCGGCGTCTCATCCGAAAGAGTGACATTCACTTCGATGCCTGTATGCTGCGGTGTGTGCTGAATCGCATTGCGGACGACGTTCTCAATGCAGCGTTCCAACAGGTTGGCGTCGCCCTGCATCATTACTTCATTGGCGCCGGTCTGCACCAATGTCTTCTGCTCCGGCCGGCCTTCAAACGCAGCGTCTTCCAGAATGCGGCGCACCATGCCGGAAAGATCGATCCGGTCTCTGCGCGAGTTACGGTCTGAGGCTTCCATGCGGCTAAGCGTCAAAAGCTCCGAGATTAATGCTTCCAGCCGCCGAAGATCGCCTTCCATGCGTGACGCCGCGTCCGTATCTCCACGCTTGACCAGCTCCGCGGACAGGGTAAGCCGCGCCAGCGGTGATCGAAACTCATGCGAGATGTCGCGCAGCAACGTCTGCTGCCTTTCGATCAATGTCTGTACACGGTCGGCCATGCGATCGAAGTCAATCGCAAGCTCGCCCAGCTCATCGTCGCGTGGCCCCATCACGGGAGCCGCACGGGCCTTCAGATCGCCGGCGGCAATCCGTCTGGCCACACCCTGCAAGCTACGGATCGGTCGCGTGAGATAGCGGGCCATCAGGAGACAGAGCAGGCTCGCAACTCCCAGACCGGCGACCATCCGAGCCAGCAACGCGGCGGGTTGAAATGCTATCCGGGCCCTGCGTCTCGGGTGCTCTAATGCGACGAAGATATACTCTCCCCGATTACCGGGGATCGGTATCGCCGATGTCCAGGTCTGGATGTCGTTTTCGTTCCGCCGGCTAAGGCGCTCTCTGGCCAATACGGTGTCGGTGGTTGCAGGAACCTTGTGAGAGCCAAGCAATGCTCCATCAGGGCCTAGCAGGGCACCGTCTATTCCAGACGCCTGGATGTCGGTGAGGTAGTTGTTCAGGGCCGATGGGCCGCCATGCTCATACAGCTCGACAGCAGTCTGGCCATACCAGGTGAGCGAGTTCGCCAGCCACAC
This genomic window from Terriglobus albidus contains:
- a CDS encoding sensor histidine kinase, which encodes MFRLFPRMFGKVFLSFWASSLLVLIAVGVVNAALGTRPLLRVWLANSLTWYGQTAVELYEHGGPSALNNYLTDIQASGIDGALLGPDGALLGSHKVPATTDTVLARERLSRRNENDIQTWTSAIPIPGNRGEYIFVALEHPRRRARIAFQPAALLARMVAGLGVASLLCLLMARYLTRPIRSLQGVARRIAAGDLKARAAPVMGPRDDELGELAIDFDRMADRVQTLIERQQTLLRDISHEFRSPLARLTLSAELVKRGDTDAASRMEGDLRRLEALISELLTLSRMEASDRNSRRDRIDLSGMVRRILEDAAFEGRPEQKTLVQTGANEVMMQGDANLLERCIENVVRNAIQHTPQHTGIEVNVTLSDETPAGQVATIRVIDEGEGVPEHALPHLFEPFFRVSASREQSGRGAGLGLSISQRIVELHGGAMEACNRAEGGLEVTMRFPVVQGWGSNVGPASRM
- a CDS encoding IS481 family transposase translates to MAWRKVEVEAQRLRFVEAAMIGERSFSSLCVEYEISRPTGYLWLKRYREHGAAGMQEASRRPLLSPRQSPAELEEQIVSLRRQHPDWGARKLRVLLGRSGVKVPSSTVHRVLRRHGLIHRLDSHPQATGSFCREAPNQLWQMDFKSPKGWNAHLGPLSVLDDHSRYALVLEQLSSGEGLVVQQRLDKAFSDCGLPEAMLMDHGQPWWNAQSPGGWTQLSVWLMRLGIRLYFSGVRHPQTQGKVERFHGALERARRRCGPMDTPPGQSWLDRFREEYNHVRPHEALDMETPADHWHPSQREYTEPRNPAYAPDAEVRELNSNGALWLDGRSWQVAGALAHQPVRLARIDQRILIFYGDTPIRELDLTGQGSTIVEPCPANSLNL
- a CDS encoding alpha/beta hydrolase translates to MRSCIASVLLFVSFSAPVLPQQQDAPPIRLVRRGLDLPPGATFFRDMAYGQASSQIMDVYLPPNPRNAPIILMVHGGGWRIGDKTLSDVVVNKANHWLRRGYVFISADNRLLPSARPLEQAQDVAKALSVVQAKAASWGADPNRIVLMGHSAGAHLVDLLSTSPSLVAGQGAKSWLATVSLDTATLDLMETMQGPHYRLYDNAFGSDPAYWNQNSPMQQLTRTPMPMFLICSTIRPDHPCPQAERFAAKVKSLGGRAMVLPQNLSHMQVNANLGLPGAYTDAVDAFLQKLGLP
- a CDS encoding serine hydrolase, which produces MKKLALLILLLSPVFLFPQTNDPAIPQLEQGIPQWMQAAGIPGVSIAVVRHGKTEWLHSFGMADVASGRPVTQQTIFNVGSLSKVVFSYAVLRLVDQGKLDLDTPLTRYLPKPYIDNEPRLEKITARIVLSHRTGFPNWRPDKDGPLVIHFTPGERFSYSGEGMVYLQAAIEAITHKQMEDVMREEVFQYLGMKHSSYIWHEEWAPVVATGYESGGAPYPIFHAKFAGVAGSLITTPQDYALFLEAILGGKGLKPGTLREMETPQIAIDPSCFICTDHAPGRLSDKLFWGLGWAIEKNSSGTYLWHYGDNGVFKAYVSVDLKRRDAVVYFANSRDGLAIAPAITQTALGGEHTSFSWVKYDTYDSPAMRFMQYSLHHSVAETLQVFAASLEDGSITEGSMNAYGYRLLSVKDFDGAITAFQRNIALHPQSSNCYDSLGEAYMDAGNKPLAIANYEKAVQLDAHADNARQMLNKLGQTSSH